The Pedobacter ginsengisoli region ATTAAACCCTTGCCTAAACGATAAAGGGGTTTGATTTGTTTTTTGTTTGAAAAGTTTGGTAAAAGAAGATGGATGCTCAAAACCTAATTCATAAGCAATTTCGCTGATAGACAATGTTGTGGTTGATAGTTTTTCCTTTGCTTTATCGATAAGTGTTTGGTGGATGTGGTCTTGCGTACTTTTCCCTGTCAAAACTTTGAGCAAAGTACTAAGATAATTGGGCGTAAGGTGCAATTCGTTAGCTATTTCTTGCACTGTAGGAATGCCTTTATTTAAAAGTTGTTCATCGTTAAAAAAATCGCTTAGTAAGGTTTCTAAACGGGTCAAAATTTTGTCGTTTGATATTCTGCGGATCAGAAATTGACGTTCATAAAAACGTTCGGTATAGTTGAGTAATAATTCAATTTGCGTGATGATAATATTGTGGCTAAACTTGTCTATGTTTTGCTGGCATTCTTGCTGAATGCTTTTAAAAACAGCAACCATCATTTGTTCTTCTTTCTCCGATAAAAACAAAGCTTCATTAACGGCATATCCAAAATATTCACTTTTTTTCATTCTTGCAGCTAAAGTCGTTTTCCATAAAAAATCTGGATGCACCAATAACAACCAACCCGAAGGTTCTGCGTCGGCATTGGGATCAATTTCTATTTGAATAACCTGCTGAGGAGCTACCAAAGCAAGCACGCCTTCATCAAAATCATAAGACAACTGACCGTAATTAAACTTTTTGGCTACATTTCTTTTCAAGCCTATGGAATAGAAGTTTTGCATCCAGCGAATTTCTGTATATTCGGGTGGATATTTGACCAAACTATAATCAATTAAACTTACTAAAGGGTGTTCAGGCTTAGGCAGTCCGCTGAATTGATGAAAATCGTAAATGCTATTTAAGTGGATGTTAGCCTGCATTTCTTTATGATTTTTAATGATTGATTGAAAATTTTTATGGACACAATTTACAATTAAATCATGTCCATAAAAATACGATTACCACTCTTGGTCTGTTGGTAAAATAAAGATTTCCGAAACATCTACATGGTTGGGTGCTTCCAAAACATAAATCATGCTGTTGGCAATGTCATTCGGCGTTAAGAAAGTCATTTGAGAACGCAATCCTTCCATTCCCTCTTTGTAATTGGCATCGGAAATATGATCGAACAAATTGGTAGCCACCGCTCCCGGTTGGATGCTCGTAACACGAATGTTGTGTTTTTTACCAAGCTCCATTCGCATAATATCCGAAAATGCGGCAACAAAATGTTTGGTGCCACAATACACACCTAAACCTTTGAACAATTTACGACCAGCAATAGACGATAAATTAATAACATGACCACTATGGTTTTCAATAAATGTAGGCAATACAGCCCCTGCAACATTCAAAACACCATTGATGTTGATATTAACCATGTCTTGCCATTCTTGTATTTTAAAAGTATCCACATCCGATGCAGGCATAATACCAGCATTGTTTACAAGAATGTTAATAGTGCCATATTTCTCTTTCAACAATTGCACGCCAGCATTTATGCTATCAACATCTGTAACATCAAGAGCAAAAGCAAAGGCTTCTCCGCCTGCTTGAACGATTGTTTCTTCAATGCTTTTCAATTTCGACAAATTACGAGCTGCCAAACCAACTTTTACACCTTTTGCTGCTAATGATTTTGCTACGCCTTCACCAATACCGCTCGACGCTCCGGTAATTAAGGCTACTTTTCCTTTTAATTCCATTTTTAATATTTTTTTGTTGATGCAAAATTGAAGCAAATGCATAGCATTCAGTTTGCCAAATCTCGGAAGGTCTTAGCCAAATCTATGATTTGGATTTTTGGGAAGCTATTGTTAGATATAAATCCGGAATTACGCTTAAAACTATGAGCGTAAAATCATTGCAGCAAATGTTTACAAATGTTCTTGTAAATCTCTTTTAGGTATTTTAATGATAAATGGTTTGTAAGAATAGGGCAATACAGCATCCTGCTGATATTTGGAAAAACAGTTCTTATAAACCAGATAAATTTCAGGTGTATGAATACAGTTTGCAAACAGGATACAAAACTTCTTTTAACTGAACCTCTATACTTGTATACAGGTATTCGTTCGGGTTATAGATCTATAAACATGGAATACAAGTTTAATAATGGAGTCGATAATAATGAAACGATGACTAAAGAAAGATTAGGCGGTTTATTTGTTAGTCCTGATGTTCAATTGGGGGTAAAAGTAAATAAGTACATCAGTTTAGAAGCTGGCGTAAACTATCGTTACAATATAGGAGAAAAAAGTAAGAGGGGCTTGTCAACAAACAATATCAATGGATTGGGAGCACAAGTTTTAATAGTGGGGCATTTGCCATTCTAATAGATATTTTAACAATTTTGAATACTTGAAGCAGGCGAAATCCTGTCTTTTTTATGTAGCCATATTTAGGAATGCTCTACAAGAAAAAGAGCTTTGGCTCCTGAAAACAAAAATCTATCTTTAACTTATGAATGAAAAGGATACCAAACGGCTTTCACGACTTACTGCAATTCTTACTCAATTGCAAACCAATCGGCTGTTAACATCAACGGTATTATCAGAAAAATTTGAGGTGAGTGTTCGCACGATTTACCGAGATATCAAAGCATTGGAACAAGCGGGCGTTCCGATTCTTACGGAAGATGGTAAAGGATACACATTGATGGAAGGTTATCGGGTTCCACCGGTGATGTTTACCGAGGCTCAAGCCAATGCACTCATTACAGCGGAACAATTGGTTTTGAAAAATAAAGACACTTCATTCATTAAAGATTATACAGAAGCCGTTGATAAAATAAAAGCGGTATTGAAATACCATCAAAAAGATAAAGTCAATTTATTAGCAGAGAGAACGCGATTTGATCAAAACAACAATCGGGAACGCAACAGTAATAATTTATCGGATTTACAATTTGCTTTGACCAATTTTCGACTTACAAAAATCGATTATATCAACGAGCAAAACCAAAACAGTAACCGATTGATTGAACCTTTTGCTTTATTGAGTACAGAAAACTGGCTACTGGTAGCTTACTGTCGTTTGCGAAAAGAATTTCGCTTTTTTCGCTTAGATAGAATTAAAAAAATGGAAGTGCTTACCGATACATTTGGACCCCATAAAATGACCTTACAAGAGTATTTTGATAAATTTCACTAATCATTTTAGACCCCTGACATAAGGCTGTCATAATCGCCATTTAGTTTTGCATTATAATTTTAAAAAGCAAACAAAATTAAAATGGAAAAAAGAACAATTGACCCTTGGAAATGGGGCGAGCAAACCAATTCTGCACAAGCAGTAGCAGTAACCAATGTAACTGGAACGCTTTACTGTTCGGGACAGGCAGCCCTTGATGAAAATGGCATACCGAGTAATGCCGATATGCGTACGCAGTTGATACAAACCATTCAAAATTTGGAGCAACTCATCAATGAGTCCGGTTACGAATGCAAAAACATCGTCAGACTAAATATTTACACCACCTCTACTCAAGATTTTTTTACCACTTGTATGGATGTTTATGTACCATTTATTCAAAAATATGGTATCAAACAAGCGATGACATTGCTTGAAGTTAAAGGACTTTTTGCTACCTTAACCGTAGAGCTAGAAGCAACGGTTGTTAAATAACAATGTCTGAAATAGAAATATTTTATCCAGCAAGCCCTACAGAATGGAGAGATTGGTTGGCTCAAAACCACCTTTCCAAACAATCTGTATGGCTTGTTTTTTACAGCAAAGCATCGGGTAAAAAATCCATCTCTTGGAGCGAAGCAGTGGATGAAGCACTTTGTTTTGGATGGATAGACAGTAAGAAAGTAAAAATAGATCACGAAATATCGCATCAGTTTTTTAGTAAACGAAAAGCCAAAAGCACGTGGTCAAAAATCAACAAAGAAAAAGTGCAGACGTTTACGGA contains the following coding sequences:
- a CDS encoding helix-turn-helix transcriptional regulator; this translates as MKRNVAKKFNYGQLSYDFDEGVLALVAPQQVIQIEIDPNADAEPSGWLLLVHPDFLWKTTLAARMKKSEYFGYAVNEALFLSEKEEQMMVAVFKSIQQECQQNIDKFSHNIIITQIELLLNYTERFYERQFLIRRISNDKILTRLETLLSDFFNDEQLLNKGIPTVQEIANELHLTPNYLSTLLKVLTGKSTQDHIHQTLIDKAKEKLSTTTLSISEIAYELGFEHPSSFTKLFKQKTNQTPLSFRQGFN
- a CDS encoding SDR family oxidoreductase → MELKGKVALITGASSGIGEGVAKSLAAKGVKVGLAARNLSKLKSIEETIVQAGGEAFAFALDVTDVDSINAGVQLLKEKYGTINILVNNAGIMPASDVDTFKIQEWQDMVNININGVLNVAGAVLPTFIENHSGHVINLSSIAGRKLFKGLGVYCGTKHFVAAFSDIMRMELGKKHNIRVTSIQPGAVATNLFDHISDANYKEGMEGLRSQMTFLTPNDIANSMIYVLEAPNHVDVSEIFILPTDQEW
- a CDS encoding helix-turn-helix transcriptional regulator — translated: MNEKDTKRLSRLTAILTQLQTNRLLTSTVLSEKFEVSVRTIYRDIKALEQAGVPILTEDGKGYTLMEGYRVPPVMFTEAQANALITAEQLVLKNKDTSFIKDYTEAVDKIKAVLKYHQKDKVNLLAERTRFDQNNNRERNSNNLSDLQFALTNFRLTKIDYINEQNQNSNRLIEPFALLSTENWLLVAYCRLRKEFRFFRLDRIKKMEVLTDTFGPHKMTLQEYFDKFH
- a CDS encoding RidA family protein; this encodes MEKRTIDPWKWGEQTNSAQAVAVTNVTGTLYCSGQAALDENGIPSNADMRTQLIQTIQNLEQLINESGYECKNIVRLNIYTTSTQDFFTTCMDVYVPFIQKYGIKQAMTLLEVKGLFATLTVELEATVVK
- a CDS encoding YdeI/OmpD-associated family protein, with protein sequence MSEIEIFYPASPTEWRDWLAQNHLSKQSVWLVFYSKASGKKSISWSEAVDEALCFGWIDSKKVKIDHEISHQFFSKRKAKSTWSKINKEKVQTFTEKGLMTTAGYESIAIAKQNNSWTILDEVEALIIPNDLEEAFKKQEGAKDYFESLSKSARKILLSWIVLAKLPETRQKRIEEIAFCAGEKRKPKQFL